Within Coffea arabica cultivar ET-39 chromosome 4e, Coffea Arabica ET-39 HiFi, whole genome shotgun sequence, the genomic segment TTCACGAGAGGGGATGCATTGTCAAAAGGAAAcctggaattttctttttttggcaaTTAATTAAGCTATTTGTCGTAGAAATGAATGGATACAATGCAGGACTGACTCTTAGGTCAATTTTCATGTAAGCCTGGTCAACAGTTCAAAATAAAATGTATCAGTGATAGTCTGACAGATATACATGGAAAGAAGAACCAACAAATAAAACGTGGAAAAGGATGGAAATTTGGAGGGGGGAGGgagaaattttattattttatgtcGTTTGTGGCGCTTCCTGTTTTTGACAAGTCGATTTCTTTGTGAATGGTGATTAACGCTAGAACTTAAAAAGCAGTTTCACAGATTAGGATTTTGGGAGCCACTTCTGCACCCAAAATGGAGCCACTCGGAGAAGGTAATGGTTCATAGCCAACTTTATGTACACGCATTAGAAACACACTATTGAGTTCAAATTTAAGATCAAAGTTTAAATCAGTTTCGATTAAACGACTAATCTGGTTAATTAATGACCTAATTACTATTTCATGATCATGAGAATTCTTGAAGTTAAGCTCTCAAAATGCACAATGTGTTAGGCCTAGGGGTGATACTAAACCGAATAGCTTGACTCGAGCTTGCAAACTACTCGGTCAATAGCTCGGTTCGAGCTCATTTTGACAGAGCTCAAACTGCTCAATAAAAGCAGCAAGCCAAGCTCGAGTTTCAATATTTTACACTCAAAGGCTCGACGAGActaattgatttttttataatatatattttaatttttttatatttattattgtgaaatatcaataatatcctttatttaaaattatatgtaaaatattaatttttattatatgaATTTGATTAGGCTTGATTGAGTTCGAATAGGCTCgattgaacttgatttgatttaataaaatttaatgaaactcgagttcgagctcgaactcaaaTAACATAAATTGAagtcgagttcgaactcaaGCTCGACTTCTAAAAGTTTGACGAACTCAAGTTCAATCTCGAACTTAGTTATTTTACCttaagtcgagctcgagtagtcGATTCGGCTCGAATACACCCTTTGTTAGGCCCTCGAAAGGTATTGGGTCGAGCACTTCATAAGCCTGAATTTTTAACCTGCATTAGATCACTATTGAATTCGTCAATAAAATagctgtgatttttttttttcatgagaCTTAGTTCATTAGCATGATCCACGATGACTTAATTTATAACAAAAACAACCAATTCTAAAGTTATTAGTATATATTTTGTATTATATGGCATTATTAGATTTTTCGTACCTGTCACACCAATCCCTGAAAGTAGAAAAATGACAAATAGAGAAAACCAGaatggaaacaaaaagaaaaagaattatgCACTGGTTAATTCCATTTGTATCTTCTTGCTCCTATGACGTAAATATCCATATCATCTTATAAGCACTGGAGTCtaagtttttcttcttcttcttcttcattttcattcttttatGGTGATCATGTAAAGCAAAATAACTTCTTTTCTCAATTGTAACACAGAATTCTACCAGATATCGAGTTGATGAAGCCCCCATCAAAGTTcttgaaaatgaagaagaaattgttgTGCCATTCCAAAGCAATCCCCCCTTTGTTGCAACATTCGGATCAGTTGTGGCTGATGCATCTGGGATTAGTGATCCTGTAGCTAAATGTGGAAAGCCAGGGAAATTATGTTGGATACCAGTATGGGGGCTCTAgagggcaaattacactttccCCCCTGCGATGTAGCTAATTTTCACATAACCCCctatagttttaaaaattatatataatcctCTTATAATtgggattaaagtgtcaaagtgacagaAATGATCATCTATAATGAAACCtataaaaatgtcgaaattacccttatttaAGAACTAAAATGgctgaaatgactaaaatatataaacataatatgcatGACACTTTAACCCTGTATGATTTtgtattttaccatataaccacCTTATAGTTTAGTATTTTACCATGTAACCCCCTTATaattttcaatatatatacattACCCCCTgtagttaataaataatttttaaaattatacagggttatttttgatattttagttgaCTCCGTTATGGATTATAAATTTCGtcattttgacattttaatccATACCATAAGGGGGGTTATGCATAGATTTTGAAATCATAGAAGAGTTATGTAATAAAATACTAAACCTAAAGTGTAATTTACCTGGCTCCATATGGTAGAATGCGAAAGggtaaattacactttaccccctgTGATTTAGTATTTTTCTACATAACTCTTCTAtggttttaaaaactatacataaccccctcgtagtttggattaaagtgtcaaagtgacggaaatggttattcgtaacggaacttttaaaaatatcgaaattacccttataaatacatgacacactaactccgtatgattttatattttaccatataacccctttatggtttaatactttatCATATAATCtctttatgatttttaaaatatacacataacccccttgattaataaataatttttaactttacaaagggtatttttgaaattttaggtGATTTCGTTACGAATGATTATTTTCATCACTTTGATATTTTAATTCAaatcatgagggggttatgtatagcttttgaaatcatagggagattatataaaaaaaaaattaaactacagagggtaaagtgtaatttgcccaaTGCGAAATCATAGCCGGTAAATATTAAATTCATGCTATTCACTTGAATCCTTTATTCTACAAGTGAAACCTTGGAATCAATTATGCCCGTCAAAGTGCGGTTAATCACGCGGAGTTATATGGTCAAAAAGGGATTTGGAAAATGATCCTCTTTTAGACGTTAATTGTGTCTTTTCGAGACTAAAGTGATGCAATGCATGTGTAGCTTTCTCTTGTGTATACCTGCGTGCCAAAgcttttaaatttctttaaaCAATATGTAAAAGCAACATAGACTGATAACCAAAAGTGAATCCACAAAAATGTTTACAAAGGAAATAAGAGAGAAACCTCTTCCAAGAAGTACCAAGCATAGAGACAAAAGGACTCGTAAAAATTTTGccttaaaaaaaatgagaagataTTACAGAAGATATATACCGCtggggaaaaaaacaaaaataaaaataaaaatccagTAGTGCAGAAACAATACAAATGGCTTTATATTTAGCTTGAAAAAAATGTCATCGAGCCTCCAAATCCGAAATTGTTACTGTATTGTTGGAGCAAGGTTCTGCATTCCGAACCAAATTGTCATTGTTCCGGCCGCCGGTAGCAGCAGAAAAAGCCGGTCGATATGGAACACGAAGACTGACTAGTGTTCCATTTAGCATGGAAATAACGTCAGACATGGTTGGTCTGTCGGCTGCATTTTCTTCACCACACAACAGCCCAACTTGAACATATCTTGAAATTTCATGCATGGCAATTGTCTCACCAAAACTAGGATCTGCAATGTCCGAAACCCTTCCTTCTTTCCATAAATCCCACACCTGATCAAATGTTTAGGAGCAAGAAAATGTCAGTGATCACAATCATTCTTCAGAAAATGTATGGAACTAAAAACTGAGAAATTGTATGTAACTGTCTGTATATGTGTCAAGATATATACTCACATGTCCTACTAAGTTTAAATGATCATCGGTGTCATTGAAAGTTGTGTTCTTCTTTCCGCTTATGATCTCCAACATCATGACTCCGAAGCTGTAAACATCAGACTTCTCAGAGATGATGCCATTCATGGCATATTCAGGAGACATGTAGCCACTGTTTCATTGCCGCACTAACTAAGTTTAATCTCCATACATTCTGATATTATCATAATTAGGGAAGATGGAATTTAGCAAGCAGGAAGATTGAATTGGTACTCACTAGGTCCCAACGACTCTCAATGTATTTGCACGTGATTCATCATCTCCAAAAATTCTTGCTGTCCCAAAATCAGAAATCTTGGGATTCAGGTCATTATCCAACAAAACATTGCTTGTTTTGAGATCTCTGTGGATGATTTTTAATCTGGAATACTTGTGGAGGTACAACAGCCCTTGAGCTATCCCTTCAATAATACTGGAACGCCTTCTCCAATCTAGTACTGCCCGTTTTGTAGTAtctgtgaaaaaaaaatgcacaaacaCACACAAAATAGTGGGTAAATGATTATCATTAAACAAGCCATAGACAAGAAAATATGATATATATcgtgtctttttttttataactaagTTTGTAAATagacaagagaaaagaaaattgatgaaattgATTTGAAGTCGGTACAACTCTCCAAGCACATgttgggcaaaaaaaaaaaaaaacgatagttaaactcaccaaaaataaatgaatcCAAGCTACCATTGGGCAAGTACTCATAAACTAGTATCCGGTCCTCCCCATGAATGCAGTATCCCAAAAGTTTTACAAGGTTTCGATGTTGCAGCTTAGAGATCACTGTCACTTCATTCTTGAATTGCTCAATTCCATGGCCGGACAttattttcaatcttttcaCCGCAATCTCTTGCCCAGTAGACAACTTTCCCTGGACCACAAAACTTGTTATTTAAAGCCAGTTTAAAGTCTTGAGATAATGCAATTGCAAAAAGAAATTAGAATGCTAGGTCCTTAAGAGTCTAGAGATGATAGCATCGTTACCTTGTACACTGGACCAAATCCTCCTTGACCAAGTTTGTTTTCATCAGAAAAATTATTTGTTGCCATTTCTATGCTGGTAAACTCGAAAACAGATGATTCATCATCCCTTTTTTCATGAAGCTGCTGGAACTTCTCTAAACCTGACAGATCAAGCAACAATAGCTCAAGCAACAGTAAACCTGCTCGAACTTCCCTAAAAAACTCATGATTGACAGTCAGTTAACATTAATCTACCTTCATGGCGACGAATTTTGCTTTGTCGATTACAACATAGGTAAAGTAACGTAAGAGTCCCCAAAAATGTTACTAGAGCACCACCAATAGATAACTTCACTTTCCAGGTCTCTGACTTCTTTTTTCGGCATGGAGCAAGCTCAGGTGATGGGATAGATGGAAGACCTAGCTTGGTTGTAGCCAAACAACATGCacaggaaaaaatgaaagataCTGCAGCTTGATATCAtagctaaaagaaattaaaagttcCTTAATGTACAAGTTTTCTATGcgcttttttttctctctttttttttaatttcaaaagtGGAAATCATCATCATTCAAGTTCATCAGTTTCGGTGTTTTCCAATTTGTGCTCACCATATCTAGATGAATTCGGATTAATCACTTCAACCAACTAATATTAGGAGTTGAACAAGCACTTGAACAAAGACACAAGTTAAAACAGAAACAGTTTGCGTGTACCTTTCTCCAAAACAAAGCTTTCGCGGGCAAAAATTGTTTGTTTATTTGAAGAAATAAGTTTTCCATGTCGTCTGATAGCCATTTTACAGCCCATAGCAACACCGTCCTGATCGTATGCAGTATTAGAATAAGCATAGCACGAACAGTTTCTTCTGCATCTCAACTTACAAAAGCGAAGAGCATTGTCATTATAGGACACTTCATCCCACGCAACCAAGTCACCCATTATTTCCTTAAATCCATCACCGACGCCACAAGAATTCGTACACCCTTTGGGCTGATCTTTCGTGGTCCTGTAAGTGATTACATCACAAACTGCCAATACCTGTGCATTGGTAAAATCCCCACTACTAACTGTAATATTCCCACTTTCGCTAAAAATTAGTAAGGCAAAGGGATCAGTACTACTATTCCACGTGAAATAGGTCTCATTTGGAGTGGATACATAGTAAAAATTGAAACCAAAACTATCCGATATATCAAGAAAGCTGAGCTTTTGGCCATCCCATGTCCCACTTCTCCAATAAACCACTCCATCTTGCGTAATAGTAATCTCCCTGGTATTATTCAAATCGACGCCTAATGTAGAAGAAGGTTGGTTATAGCTTGGTGATGAAGTTAGAAATCTTGTACCTGATTGCAAAATCCCAAGTTTCATTCCTTGAAGCCACTTATTACTCGGATGGTCAAAGCTTTGCCAGACAGTATTCCCTCCAGGTGCTCTCAAAACCAGGTTCCCGTTGTCAAGTAAAATTGCAGTAGTGTTGCTAATCATAATAGGCTGTTCAGAATTCACAACGATTACAGGACTGTGAGAAGTGTCATATACAACCAGCCTTCCATCTGCATTCATGGTTAAAAATGCAGGCTCTTTGCTGGCTGGAGTCTGGTAGCTGTCGCTGGCCCAGACGTCAATTGATCGAAGCATGGACATGTATTGGATCACCAGGAACCATAACCAGCTATAGGGATGAGTGATGGTGAGCCGAAAACGCTGGTTGGAAGACTCCAATAAGTCTCCATGGTATACAAGTACGGATTCGTTAACTCCAAGTGTATCTTTACCTTGAGAAACACAGAACAGGgagaaataaaaagcaaaaatgcaagaaagaattGCCAAATATTGCCTGCAAGATCTGCCCATTCTTGGTATCTTCGGTAAACGCTAGAATATGTTTTTCTTGCGCTGTCTTGCTAATGCTGATATAAGGATGAATGTCCTTTCatttctcaaaataaaaaattgcctGATTGGGGGATACTATGAAGTGGGAAAGGCTGACTACAAGGAAACTGACGAAAAGTGGAAAAATTATACTTGGGCTGCCACTGCCCCATGTGCTTTTGCTAAACTAGTCAATTAATTGGAATTCTCCACATTGCAACACGGGAAAGATCCTcagcatggttcaaagtcgcggtcgcgGTCGCGGCTTGGACCGTTTCACATCGGTCTCGGCATATTGGTCGTGGCCTCGGCGAGACgtgaatttttaaaatatttaatattctaaaaattgtaaaaaatatgataaataaaaataattaaaaattaataaaaataataaaaattcaagttGACTCGAAGTGACTCGGCCGTTTTAACCCTTCACGGTGACGTCTCAGCCTATCACGTATCTCGGAAACGTTTCGTCGCGATCTAGCCCGAGATGTCTCGGTCTCAACCGAGTCTTCGAACCATGATCCTCAGTGAAGGACTTGAATTACTAAATCCTCAGTATGATAAAATTACAATTAACCCACAATGATAGTAACAATAATACATACATAAAACAACTAATCCAGAAACATTAACCAGCTGATGTCGAACAAATTTTCAAGTCTTATTGGACCTCACAAGACCTTTCGATGGCAAGCTAAGGTTGGAAGAAACTTGAACGTgcaac encodes:
- the LOC113740652 gene encoding cysteine-rich receptor-like protein kinase 19, encoding MATNNFSDENKLGQGGFGPVYKGKLSTGQEIAVKRLKIMSGHGIEQFKNEVTVISKLQHRNLVKLLGYCIHGEDRILVYEYLPNGSLDSFIFDTTKRAVLDWRRRSSIIEGIAQGLLYLHKYSRLKIIHRDLKTSNVLLDNDLNPKISDFGTARIFGDDESRANTLRVVGTYGYMSPEYAMNGIISEKSDVYSFGVMMLEIISGKKNTTFNDTDDHLNLVGHVWDLWKEGRVSDIADPSFGETIAMHEISRYVQVGLLCGEENAADRPTMSDVISMLNGTLVSLRVPYRPAFSAATGGRNNDNLVRNAEPCSNNTVTISDLEAR
- the LOC113740662 gene encoding receptor-like serine/threonine-protein kinase SD1-8, whose translation is MGRSCRQYLAILSCIFAFYFSLFCVSQGKDTLGVNESVLVYHGDLLESSNQRFRLTITHPYSWLWFLVIQYMSMLRSIDVWASDSYQTPASKEPAFLTMNADGRLVVYDTSHSPVIVVNSEQPIMISNTTAILLDNGNLVLRAPGGNTVWQSFDHPSNKWLQGMKLGILQSGTRFLTSSPSYNQPSSTLGVDLNNTREITITQDGVVYWRSGTWDGQKLSFLDISDSFGFNFYYVSTPNETYFTWNSSTDPFALLIFSESGNITVSSGDFTNAQVLAVCDVITYRTTKDQPKGCTNSCGVGDGFKEIMGDLVAWDEVSYNDNALRFCKLRCRRNCSCYAYSNTAYDQDGVAMGCKMAIRRHGKLISSNKQTIFARESFVLEKGKFEQVYCCLSYCCLICQV